A region of Saccopteryx leptura isolate mSacLep1 chromosome X, mSacLep1_pri_phased_curated, whole genome shotgun sequence DNA encodes the following proteins:
- the PNMA6A gene encoding paraneoplastic antigen-like protein 6A, protein MAVTLLQDWCKWMGVSARRALLVLGIPEDCEEAALHESLEAALSPMGRFTVLGKVFREEDNATAALVELDGDVDYALVPREIQGTGGPWNVVFVPRCSGEEFLGRVLHFLEQQGHTVESLAGALGLGLRRVCWLRSVCQAIQPWVETLRYQRLGVFSGRDQPAPGEVSFEAWLDHTTDMLHVWQGVSERERRRRLLEGLRGIALQLMQGLLAENPVRTAQDCLAALIQVFGDNESPATLRVKCLTAQQESGEHLSAFVLRLEVLLQKAIEKGALARASADHFRLRQVLTGANLIEPLEEALRKLRMVGRSPTFLEMLGLVRESEAWEASLARNERAQAEEGAATWANAQADARFKAKAEGDKVEDKEQEEEEQEDDDDHDPAPAGLGQAGPSEALGGAMTAHMGSASGAGPEGPGAEPEDLAHAEDQETKEHLLEGLKPIPEELESEDGFGELSPPTSSPGK, encoded by the coding sequence ATGGCGGTGACGTTGCTGCAAGACTGGTGCAAGTGGATGGGCGTCAGCGCTCGCAGGGCCCTGCTCGTCCTGGGCATCCCGGAAGACTGTGAGGAAGCCGCACTCCACGAGTCCCTGGAGGCTGCCCTGTCGCCCATGGGCCGCTTTACCGTGCTGGGCAAAGTGTTTAGAGAAGAGGACAATGCCACTGCGGCCCTGGTGGAGCTTGACGGGGATGTCGACTATGCCTTAGTCCCCAGGGAAATCCAAGGCACCGGGGGTCCCTGGAACGTGGTCTTTGTGCCCCGTTGCTCAGGCGAGGAGTTTCTTGGTCGCGTGCTCCACTTCCTGGAGCAACAGGGGCACACGGTGGAGAGCCTGGCGGGAGCCCTGGGGCTGGGACTGCGCAGGGTGTGCTGGCTCCGGTCGGTCTGTCAGGCGATCCAGCCCTGGGTGGAGACCCTGCGGTACCAGCGCCTGGGGGTGTTCTCTGGGAGGGACCAACCGGCCCCCGGGGAGGTGTCCTTTGAGGCTTGGCTAGACCACACCACTGACATGCTACATGTGTGGCAAGGGGTCtcagaaagggagaggaggaggaggctgttAGAAGGCCTTCGAGGGATAGCCTTGCAGCTCATGCAGGGGCTTCTGGCGGAGAACCCTGTCAGGACAGCGCAAGACTGCCTTGCGGCCCTGATCCAGGTGTTTGGAGACAACGAGTCCCCAGCAACCCTCCGGGTAAAGTGCTTGACCGCTCAGCAGGAGTCGGGCGAGCATCTTTCTGCTTTTGTGTTGCGGCTGGAAGTCCTGCTACAGAAAGCCATTGagaagggagccctggccagagccTCAGCTGACCACTTCCGCCTGAGGCAGGTACTCACTGGGGCCAACCTTATTGAGCCGCTGGAGGAAGCCCTGAGGAAGCTGAGAATGGTTGGGAGGTCTCCCACTTTCCTGGAGATGCTGGGGTTGGTTCGGGAGTCTGAGGCATGGGAGGCCAGCCTAGCCAGGAATGAGAGAGCCCAAGCGGAAGAAGGGGCTGCCACCTGGGCCAATGCCCAGGCTGATGCCAGGTTCAAAGCTAAAGCAGAGGGTGACAAGGTAGAGGAtaaagagcaggaggaagaggagcaagAGGACGATGATGACCATGACCCTGCCCCTGCAGGCCTAGGTCAGGCAGGACCCTCAGAGGCCCTTGGGGGTGCCATGACTGCCCACATGGGCAGTGCTTCTGGGGCAGGTCCAGAAGGTCCTGGTGCTGAGCCAGAGGACCTGGCCCACGCAGAAGACCAGGAGACCAAGGAGCACCTCCTGGAGGGGCTTAAGCCCATCCCAGAGGAGTTGGAAAGTGAGGACGGATTTGGGGAGCTGAGCCCCCCAACATCTTCCCCAGGCAAATAA